Proteins encoded together in one Triticum dicoccoides isolate Atlit2015 ecotype Zavitan chromosome 7B, WEW_v2.0, whole genome shotgun sequence window:
- the LOC119340472 gene encoding probable 2-oxoglutarate-dependent dioxygenase ANS, which produces METAAAPRVQALADAGMPSLPAQYIQPPDLRAGPSTSPAASLSVPVLDLSDAAAATTDAVGRACAEWGAFHVVNHGAPPELLDAMRAAGLAFFRAPMAEKLRFGCDPARGAAAEGYGSRMLANDDSVLDWRDYFDHHTLPESRRDPARWPNFVPGYRDTVVKYSDSMKVLAQRLLCIISESLNLPPSYLQEAVGEAYQNITVSYYSPCPQPDLALGLQSHSDFGAITLLIQDDVGGLEVFKDGMWIPVHPVPDAILVILSDQTEIITNGRYKSAVHRAVVNADRARLSVATFYDPPKSQKICTAPQLVSKDHPQKYKDVVYGDYVSSWYSKGPEGKRNIDALLMEQ; this is translated from the exons ATGGAAACCGCCGCGGCGCCCCGCGTCCAGGCGCTGGCCGACGCCGGCATGCCCAGCCTCCCGGCGCAGTACATCCAGCCGCCCGACCTCCGCGCGGGCCCCTCCAcctcccccgccgcctccctctccgtcCCCGTCCTGGACCTCTCGGACGCCGCCGCCGCAACAACCGACGCGGTCGGCCGCGCGTGCGCCGAGTGGGGCGCCTTCCACGTCGTCAACCACGGGGCCCCGCCGGAGCTGCTCGACGCGATGCGGGCCGCCGGGCTGGCGTTCTTCCGCGCGCCCATGGCGGAGAAGCTCCGGTTCGGCTGCGACCCGGCCAGGGGCGCCGCCGCCGAGGGTTACGGCAGCCGCATGCTCGCCAACGACGACTCCGTGCTCGACTGGCGCGACTACTTCGACCACCACACCCTCCCCGAGTCCCGCCGCGACCCCGCCCGGTGGCCCAACTTCGTCCCAGGATACAG GGACACTGTTGTGAAATACAGCGACAGCATGAAAGTCCTTGCCCAAAGATTGCTGTGCATCATCTCTGAAAGTCTGAACTTGCCACCCTCCTACCTGCAAGAAGCGGTGGGAGAAGCTTATCAGAACATCACCGTTAGCTACTACTCCCCTTGTCCACAGCCAGATCTTGCTCTCGGATTGCAATCTCATTCTGACTTTGGCGCAATAACACTTCTAATACAAGATGATGTGGGTGGACTTGAGGTATTCAAGGATGGGATGTGGATACCTGTGCATCCTGTGCCTGATGCAATCCTTGTAATTCTGTCTGACCAGACAGAG ATCATAACCAATGGAAGATACAAGAGCGCCGTGCATCGAGCTGTGGTCAACGCCGACCGTGCCCGCTTGTCAGTGGCGACGTTCTACGATCCACCTAAATCTCAGAAAATATGTACTGCCCCCCAGCTCGTGAGCAAGGACCATCCGCAGAAGTATAAGGATGTGGTTTACGGCGACTATGTCTCATCCTGGTACAGCAAAGGCCCAGAGGGCAAGCGCAATATCGACGCCCTCCTGATGGAGCAATAG